In the Aromatoleum bremense genome, one interval contains:
- a CDS encoding WecB/TagA/CpsF family glycosyltransferase, giving the protein MKLAGYHHGYFWSNEVGTVEKIRASGAQSLFVAITSPNKENFINRWHDQFGVSVVMGVGGTFDVVAGKVKRAPLQPYEGLPVLLASAACHLVIQKRGAADAVLPSKLTNILAAGGNAVITADADTTLGVLCTEHPGIAVLAYRLRVADSIMLALPDAQHERYRWWRPADMRESAAVHGNARAYVNDPAQAHRMTRWLRAPGPSALTRIDPASAQVIDPAI; this is encoded by the coding sequence TTGAAGCTGGCCGGTTATCACCACGGCTACTTCTGGAGCAACGAAGTCGGAACGGTCGAGAAGATCCGCGCCAGCGGCGCGCAGTCGCTGTTCGTGGCGATCACCTCGCCGAATAAGGAGAACTTCATCAACCGCTGGCACGACCAGTTTGGCGTGAGCGTCGTGATGGGCGTGGGCGGCACCTTCGACGTCGTCGCCGGCAAGGTAAAGCGCGCCCCGCTGCAGCCCTATGAGGGGCTGCCGGTGCTGCTGGCCTCGGCGGCTTGTCACCTCGTCATCCAGAAACGCGGCGCCGCCGACGCGGTGCTGCCTTCCAAGCTGACCAACATCCTCGCCGCGGGCGGCAATGCGGTGATCACCGCCGATGCCGACACCACGCTCGGCGTGCTGTGCACCGAGCATCCCGGCATCGCGGTGCTGGCGTACCGGCTGCGGGTGGCGGATTCGATCATGCTGGCGCTGCCGGATGCGCAGCACGAGCGCTATCGCTGGTGGCGGCCGGCGGACATGCGCGAGAGCGCGGCGGTGCATGGGAATGCGCGGGCGTATGTGAACGACCCCGCGCAAGCCCACCGCATGACGCGCTGGCTACGCGCGCCTGGGCCCTCAGCGCTCACCAGAATTGACCCGGCTTCCGCTCAAGTAATTGACCCAGCAATCTGA
- a CDS encoding sugar phosphate nucleotidyltransferase: MRSCSCSRSLSFGHCLSLTVRGSYLHVSLLGRGFAWLDTGTHDSLMEANHFVQPWCA, from the coding sequence ATGCGCAGCTGCTCGTGCAGCAGGAGTCTTTCGTTTGGTCACTGCTTGAGCCTCACGGTGCGGGGGTCCTACCTGCATGTGAGCCTGCTCGGGCGCGGCTTCGCCTGGCTGGATACCGGGACTCACGATTCCTTGATGGAAGCGAACCACTTCGTTCAACCCTGGTGCGCGTGA
- a CDS encoding H-NS family nucleoid-associated regulatory protein encodes MSTYQEILARIEALKQQAEEMRQTEIAGVIADIRQKISDYNLSAADLGFGTPARAEKPAAGKRGVVKAKYRNPATGTSWSGRGVMPKWLKAELDAGKAKEAFLIADEGAQV; translated from the coding sequence ATGAGCACCTATCAGGAAATCCTCGCGCGGATCGAAGCGCTCAAGCAGCAGGCCGAAGAAATGCGGCAGACCGAGATTGCCGGCGTGATCGCCGACATCCGGCAGAAGATCAGCGATTACAACCTGAGCGCGGCCGACCTGGGCTTCGGCACTCCGGCGCGGGCCGAGAAACCGGCGGCGGGCAAGCGCGGGGTAGTCAAGGCGAAATATCGCAACCCGGCCACCGGCACGAGCTGGTCCGGCCGCGGCGTGATGCCAAAGTGGCTGAAGGCCGAGCTGGATGCGGGCAAGGCGAAGGAGGCGTTCCTGATTGCGGATGAAGGTGCGCAGGTCTGA
- a CDS encoding DUF4160 domain-containing protein, with the protein MYAGDHLLPHVHVKLRDGRECTVDIGSLEIKGRIAPREIKEELDWIESNRAFLLGAWRRYNP; encoded by the coding sequence ATGTATGCCGGTGATCACCTGCTTCCCCACGTCCATGTCAAATTGCGCGATGGACGGGAATGCACGGTGGACATCGGCTCACTTGAGATCAAGGGCCGCATTGCGCCACGCGAGATCAAGGAGGAGTTGGACTGGATCGAGTCGAACCGGGCATTCCTGCTCGGCGCATGGCGGAGGTATAACCCGTGA
- a CDS encoding nucleotidyltransferase family protein has protein sequence MRISADKAQLASDIIAKQYGENARIWLFGSRADDNQRGGDVDLYVEADSADVMRKVRCKAALTELFDLKVDLIVGIGDKPIHRIARSTGVRLK, from the coding sequence ATGCGAATTTCTGCCGACAAGGCTCAACTTGCTTCCGACATTATCGCCAAGCAATACGGCGAAAATGCCCGGATATGGTTATTTGGCTCTCGCGCTGATGACAACCAGCGCGGTGGCGATGTGGACCTCTACGTGGAAGCTGACTCCGCGGACGTCATGCGAAAGGTTCGCTGCAAGGCAGCGCTTACCGAGTTGTTCGACCTGAAAGTAGATCTGATCGTAGGCATAGGCGACAAACCGATTCATCGCATTGCGAGATCAACTGGAGTGCGTTTGAAATGA
- a CDS encoding type II toxin-antitoxin system HicA family toxin, which yields MKSTDIIKRLESEGWQRVGGKGDHIKFKHPGKPGHVVVPHPRKDVAIGTLRNIYRQAGWDWR from the coding sequence ATGAAAAGCACCGACATCATCAAGCGACTGGAGTCAGAAGGCTGGCAGCGCGTCGGTGGCAAGGGCGACCACATAAAGTTCAAGCATCCCGGCAAGCCCGGCCACGTAGTGGTGCCACACCCGCGCAAGGACGTGGCGATCGGCACGCTGCGCAACATCTACCGGCAGGCCGGATGGGATTGGAGGTGA
- a CDS encoding BrnT family toxin — MNYIHRMDFEWDEAKSEACFQERGFDFAYAARAFFDPDRLVQLDTRYSYGEERYQLMGKIEHRLFVVVYTPRNTVMRIISARKANQREVKHYENRTSED; from the coding sequence GTGAACTACATTCATCGCATGGACTTTGAATGGGACGAGGCGAAAAGCGAAGCGTGCTTTCAGGAGCGCGGGTTTGATTTTGCCTATGCGGCCAGGGCGTTTTTCGATCCCGACCGGCTTGTTCAGCTCGACACCCGCTACAGTTACGGCGAAGAGCGCTATCAGCTGATGGGCAAGATCGAGCACAGGCTGTTTGTGGTCGTCTATACGCCGAGAAACACGGTCATGCGCATCATTTCGGCGCGCAAAGCCAACCAGCGAGAGGTCAAGCATTATGAAAACCGCACGAGTGAGGATTGA
- a CDS encoding ATP-binding protein: MSRKKLPIGIQTFARIREDGCYYVDKTGFALQLIEEGNYYFLSRPRRFGKSLLLDTLAELFEGNEPLFRGLAAHGKWDWTRRFPVLRISFGDGMLQSRAALDERINELLTENEQRLGLTVERASVAGRFGALIRQAEQVHGQRVVVLVDEYDKPILDNLTRPEIAREMRDGLRNLYSVIKGQDAHIRFAMLTGVSKFSKVSLFSGLNNLNDITLDERYSALCGYTDEDVDTVFAPELPGLDRDEIRAWYNGYNWTGTSVYNPFDLLLLFQKRQFRPFWFETGTPTFLVDLLTARRTFTPDLERVVALESLLSSFDVDRIPTEALMFQAGYLTIDSVRYLPGLMQLTLRYPNLEVRSSLNNALLEVLSDDPARHGVHLPQLYDLLTANDFPGLQQLFTAFFASIPHDWYRNNPIAQYEGYYASVFYSHFAALGLDIRLEDVTNRGRIDMAVLFNRNVYLFEFKVVELVPEGKALQQLRDRAYADKYRARGEPIHLIGVEFSRDSRSVVGFEVERVAASS; this comes from the coding sequence ATGTCCCGCAAGAAGCTGCCCATCGGTATTCAGACCTTCGCACGCATTCGCGAGGATGGCTGTTATTACGTCGACAAGACGGGCTTCGCGCTGCAGCTGATCGAGGAAGGCAACTACTACTTCCTGTCGCGCCCGCGGCGCTTTGGCAAGAGCTTGCTGCTCGACACGCTGGCCGAGCTGTTCGAGGGGAATGAGCCGCTGTTTCGCGGGCTGGCGGCGCATGGGAAATGGGACTGGACCCGGCGGTTTCCGGTGCTGCGGATCAGCTTTGGCGATGGGATGTTGCAAAGCCGCGCGGCGCTGGATGAGCGGATCAACGAGCTCTTGACGGAAAACGAGCAGCGACTGGGTTTGACCGTCGAGCGCGCCAGCGTTGCCGGCCGCTTCGGGGCGCTGATTCGCCAGGCCGAGCAGGTGCATGGCCAGCGGGTGGTGGTGCTGGTCGATGAGTACGACAAGCCGATCCTGGACAACCTGACCCGGCCCGAGATCGCGCGCGAGATGCGCGACGGGTTGCGCAACCTGTATTCGGTGATCAAGGGCCAGGATGCCCACATCCGCTTCGCGATGCTCACCGGGGTGTCGAAGTTCAGCAAGGTGAGTTTGTTCTCGGGGCTGAACAACCTCAACGACATCACCCTGGATGAACGCTACTCGGCCCTCTGTGGCTATACCGACGAGGACGTCGACACGGTGTTCGCCCCGGAGCTGCCCGGGCTGGATCGGGACGAGATCCGCGCCTGGTACAACGGCTACAACTGGACGGGGACATCGGTCTATAACCCGTTCGATCTGTTGTTGCTGTTCCAGAAGCGGCAGTTCCGGCCGTTCTGGTTCGAGACGGGGACGCCGACTTTTCTGGTCGATCTGCTGACGGCACGGCGTACCTTTACGCCGGACCTGGAAAGGGTGGTGGCGCTCGAGTCGCTGCTCTCGAGCTTCGATGTCGACCGGATTCCGACCGAGGCGCTGATGTTCCAGGCGGGCTATCTGACCATCGATTCGGTGCGCTATCTGCCCGGCCTGATGCAGCTGACGCTGCGCTACCCGAACCTGGAGGTGCGCAGCAGCCTCAACAATGCCCTGCTGGAGGTGCTCTCCGACGACCCGGCGCGACACGGCGTGCACCTGCCCCAGCTCTACGACCTGCTGACAGCAAACGATTTCCCCGGCCTGCAGCAGCTGTTTACCGCCTTCTTCGCCAGCATTCCGCACGACTGGTACCGCAACAACCCGATCGCCCAGTACGAGGGCTACTACGCCAGCGTGTTCTACAGCCACTTCGCCGCGCTGGGGCTGGATATTCGGCTGGAGGATGTGACGAATCGCGGTCGGATCGACATGGCGGTGCTGTTCAACCGCAACGTCTATCTGTTCGAGTTCAAGGTGGTGGAGCTGGTGCCCGAAGGCAAGGCGCTGCAGCAGCTGCGCGACCGCGCCTACGCCGACAAGTACCGCGCCCGCGGTGAGCCGATCCACCTGATTGGGGTGGAGTTCAGCCGCGACAGCCGCAGTGTGGTGGGGTTCGAGGTCGAGCGGGTTGCGGCCTCCTCGTAG
- a CDS encoding type II toxin-antitoxin system HicB family antitoxin — MLYPVYVHKDEGSAYGLTFPDFPGCFSAADELADLPRMAQEAVEVHFEGENMAIPKPSAPEQWGDDERFHGGYWMLVEIDLARVSARPVRLNISLPEYLVRQIDAYAASHHQSRSGFLARAAEEAMRAR, encoded by the coding sequence ATGTTGTATCCCGTGTACGTGCATAAGGACGAAGGCAGCGCCTACGGGCTGACCTTCCCGGATTTTCCGGGCTGCTTTTCCGCTGCGGACGAATTGGCTGACCTGCCGCGCATGGCGCAGGAGGCCGTGGAGGTGCATTTCGAGGGGGAGAACATGGCGATCCCGAAGCCGTCCGCCCCCGAGCAATGGGGCGATGATGAGCGCTTCCACGGTGGGTACTGGATGCTGGTGGAAATCGACCTGGCGCGGGTGAGCGCAAGGCCCGTGCGGCTGAATATCTCGCTTCCGGAATACCTGGTGCGGCAGATCGACGCCTATGCCGCGTCCCATCATCAAAGCCGGTCGGGCTTTCTTGCCCGGGCGGCAGAAGAGGCGATGCGAGCGCGATAG
- a CDS encoding Mu transposase domain-containing protein has protein sequence MTPSQIRDAVRTLQAQGKSLREISRVLELSRNTVRRIVRPDDPARSEDACPGVPRAYLKSAFERAQGNVVRVAELLAAEYELTVSYSTLTRWVREAGLRAPPPRAGQYFFAPGEEMQHDTSPHRVTLGDKTVTAQCAGLVLAYSRRLFIRYSPRFTRFEAKEFLLEAVRFMDGACPQCIIDNTSVMLAAGAGADAVIAPEMAAFARTLGFEFRAHRVNHPDRKGRIERNFFFVETNFLPGRRFTDFDDLNRQALAWCQEVANARPKRSLGMSPETAYVLEKPYLRALPAVLPPVYEVFERVVDLNGYVSLEVNRYSVPERLVGQAVTVYKYPARVDIHHRHRVVATHLRLIGQRDARSTDAAHHPTPVRASRTPALEAQLRDDSPELEAYVRALKQRGQGRGARALRRLLELQRTYPGEAFLAAVRQAAHYGLYDLGRLEKLILREVAGNFFALNDALDDDA, from the coding sequence ATGACGCCGAGCCAGATTCGCGATGCCGTCCGAACCCTGCAAGCCCAAGGCAAGAGCCTGCGCGAGATCAGCCGTGTGCTCGAGCTATCGCGTAATACCGTGCGCCGGATCGTGCGCCCCGACGATCCGGCGCGATCGGAAGACGCATGCCCGGGTGTGCCGCGGGCCTATTTGAAGTCGGCCTTCGAGCGCGCCCAGGGCAACGTCGTGCGCGTGGCCGAACTGCTCGCCGCCGAGTACGAGCTCACCGTCTCGTACAGCACGCTGACCCGCTGGGTTCGCGAGGCCGGACTGCGCGCACCGCCCCCGCGTGCCGGGCAATACTTCTTCGCGCCGGGCGAGGAAATGCAGCACGATACCTCGCCGCATCGCGTCACCCTGGGCGACAAGACCGTGACCGCGCAGTGTGCCGGTCTCGTGCTCGCCTACTCGCGCCGGCTGTTCATCCGGTATAGCCCGCGTTTCACGCGCTTCGAAGCCAAGGAGTTTCTGCTCGAGGCGGTGCGCTTCATGGATGGCGCTTGTCCGCAGTGCATCATCGACAACACCAGCGTGATGCTCGCCGCCGGCGCCGGAGCGGATGCTGTCATCGCGCCCGAGATGGCGGCCTTCGCCCGCACGCTGGGGTTCGAATTCCGTGCGCACCGGGTCAATCATCCCGATCGCAAGGGGCGGATCGAGCGCAACTTCTTCTTCGTCGAAACCAATTTCCTGCCCGGACGCCGCTTCACCGACTTCGACGACCTGAACCGCCAGGCGCTCGCCTGGTGCCAGGAGGTGGCCAATGCCCGACCGAAGCGGTCTCTGGGGATGTCGCCGGAAACCGCCTATGTGCTCGAGAAGCCGTATTTGCGGGCGCTGCCCGCGGTGCTGCCGCCGGTCTATGAGGTCTTCGAGCGGGTAGTGGACCTGAACGGCTATGTCTCGCTCGAGGTCAATCGCTACTCCGTGCCGGAGCGTCTGGTCGGGCAGGCGGTGACGGTCTACAAATATCCGGCCCGCGTCGACATTCATCATCGCCATCGCGTGGTGGCGACCCATCTGCGGCTGATCGGCCAGCGCGATGCGCGCAGTACCGACGCCGCGCACCATCCCACCCCCGTCAGGGCCAGCCGCACGCCGGCCCTCGAAGCGCAACTGCGCGACGACAGCCCCGAGCTCGAGGCCTATGTGCGGGCCCTCAAGCAACGCGGTCAGGGCCGTGGGGCCCGGGCCTTGCGACGCCTGCTCGAGCTCCAGCGCACCTATCCCGGGGAAGCCTTTCTGGCGGCCGTGCGCCAGGCGGCGCACTACGGGCTGTACGATCTGGGGCGGCTTGAGAAACTCATCCTGCGCGAGGTCGCCGGCAACTTCTTTGCGTTGAACGACGCGCTCGATGACGACGCGTGA
- a CDS encoding nucleoside-diphosphate sugar epimerase/dehydratase, with the protein MRSRVLVLAYDLVMLALAWALAYWTRFNLGHVPAEFVAEAGRMLPLVVLVVGSVYWGFGLYRGVWRFASLTDLAKIVQAVLVGTTLLLAILFVFNRVAYVPRSLPMLFVVYQIMLLAGPRLMYRWVKDRRIDPGTGKRVLIVGAGSDGEMLVRDLLQDRDAGYLPIAFVDDHHHRLGRTLHGVPIRGTIDELPRVVDVFGIDLILLARPNATAREMQRMVDLCEATGKPFRTVPPTKDLVAGRVAAGQLRQVSIEDLLGRDPVSLDWAGIRRSLSDHVVLVSGAGGSIGAELCRQLCRCNPRLLILIDHSEFNLYSIETELLESPDAPPIARHLLSVTDAVDVQQVFERYRPQVVFHAAAYKHVPLLEDQVEAAVRNNVIGTQVMAQAAAACACERFVLISTDKAVNPTNVMGATKRLAELICQAQDSRAASRFMTVRFGNVLGSAGSVVPRFQRQIERGGPVTVTHPDIERFFMTIPEACQLIMQAAAIGDDADTFVLDMGEPVKIRYLAEQMILLSGYQPGPDIQIRYTGLRPGEKLYEDLFYPAECLVDTPHPRIHIARQTQSFDREQLAAALQEIHAALEVRDRDGLVAALKHAVPAWECGGGEDYYASTGQQRHTDGECLAG; encoded by the coding sequence ATGCGCTCGCGCGTGCTGGTGCTCGCCTACGACCTCGTCATGCTCGCGCTGGCGTGGGCGCTGGCGTATTGGACGCGCTTCAACCTGGGCCACGTACCGGCTGAATTCGTCGCCGAGGCCGGGCGGATGTTGCCGCTGGTGGTGCTGGTGGTGGGCTCGGTGTATTGGGGCTTCGGACTTTATCGCGGGGTGTGGCGGTTCGCGTCGCTGACCGACCTGGCGAAGATCGTCCAGGCGGTGCTGGTCGGCACCACGTTGCTGCTCGCCATCCTGTTCGTATTCAACCGCGTGGCCTATGTGCCGCGGTCGCTGCCGATGCTGTTCGTGGTCTACCAGATCATGCTGCTGGCCGGCCCGCGCCTGATGTACCGTTGGGTGAAGGACCGGCGCATCGATCCCGGCACCGGCAAGCGGGTGCTGATCGTGGGCGCCGGGTCGGATGGCGAGATGCTGGTGCGGGATCTGCTGCAGGACCGTGATGCCGGCTACCTGCCGATCGCCTTCGTCGATGATCACCACCACCGCCTTGGCCGCACCCTGCACGGCGTGCCGATTCGCGGCACCATCGACGAGCTGCCGCGGGTGGTGGATGTCTTCGGCATCGACCTGATCCTGCTCGCCAGGCCGAACGCGACGGCAAGGGAAATGCAACGCATGGTCGATCTGTGCGAGGCCACCGGCAAGCCCTTCCGTACGGTGCCGCCGACCAAGGACCTGGTCGCCGGGCGGGTCGCGGCGGGGCAGTTGCGGCAGGTTTCGATCGAGGATTTGCTCGGGCGCGACCCGGTGTCGCTGGACTGGGCGGGGATCCGCCGCAGCCTGAGCGACCACGTGGTGCTGGTGAGCGGAGCGGGAGGTTCGATCGGCGCGGAGCTGTGCCGGCAACTGTGCCGATGCAATCCGCGTCTGCTGATTCTGATCGATCACAGCGAGTTCAACCTTTACAGCATCGAAACCGAACTGCTGGAGTCGCCCGACGCGCCACCGATCGCGCGCCATCTGCTCTCCGTGACCGATGCGGTGGACGTGCAGCAGGTGTTCGAGCGCTACCGGCCGCAGGTGGTGTTCCATGCCGCCGCGTACAAGCACGTGCCCTTGCTGGAAGACCAGGTGGAGGCGGCCGTGCGGAACAACGTGATCGGCACGCAAGTGATGGCACAAGCGGCCGCGGCGTGCGCGTGCGAGCGCTTCGTGCTGATTTCCACCGACAAGGCGGTGAACCCGACCAACGTGATGGGTGCGACCAAGCGGCTGGCCGAGCTGATCTGCCAGGCGCAGGACAGCCGCGCTGCGAGCCGCTTCATGACGGTGCGCTTCGGCAACGTGCTCGGCTCGGCCGGCAGCGTGGTGCCGCGTTTTCAGCGGCAGATTGAACGCGGCGGTCCGGTGACCGTGACCCATCCGGACATCGAACGCTTTTTCATGACGATTCCCGAAGCCTGCCAGTTGATCATGCAGGCGGCAGCGATCGGCGACGACGCGGACACCTTTGTGCTCGACATGGGCGAGCCGGTGAAGATCCGTTACCTGGCCGAGCAGATGATCCTGCTGTCCGGCTATCAGCCCGGTCCCGATATCCAGATCCGATACACCGGGCTGCGCCCCGGCGAGAAGCTGTACGAGGATCTGTTCTACCCTGCGGAATGTCTTGTTGACACGCCCCATCCGCGTATCCACATCGCTCGCCAAACGCAATCCTTCGACCGTGAGCAACTCGCAGCCGCCCTGCAGGAGATCCATGCCGCGCTGGAGGTGCGGGACCGTGATGGACTGGTGGCGGCATTGAAACATGCGGTTCCGGCGTGGGAATGCGGTGGGGGTGAGGATTATTACGCTTCAACAGGGCAACAAAGACATACGGATGGGGAGTGTCTTGCAGGCTGA
- a CDS encoding ParB/RepB/Spo0J family partition protein — MDTPAPQMPEVDLHRLDLRFADARLLEPRAIEALARSIEQSGQLIACIAVPDADSQRLILVDGYRRVLALRRLGRDTARVEAWACDLAQALLTILAQAGRRPFAALEEALLLQELVRGQGLSEREVARRCGRDVSWVSRRLELVCGVPEAVLAAVRQGTVSTWAATRVLAPLARANTAQATQLLAALAATPLSTRELQVWFRHYLTSPSAARERMVAQPRLFIQSLRAQEEELADTRLRAGPHGQCAADVRQLLALIRRLRSRLPSLSREVLPESLLGALAHLRAALDALHSELARSLDHDAEPDSRCRPNPASPRQEPARDQPCARAIA, encoded by the coding sequence ATGGACACCCCGGCCCCCCAGATGCCTGAAGTCGATCTGCACCGCCTCGATCTGCGCTTCGCCGACGCGCGGCTGCTCGAGCCGCGCGCGATCGAGGCCCTCGCCCGCTCGATCGAGCAAAGCGGCCAACTCATTGCGTGCATCGCCGTCCCCGACGCCGACAGCCAGCGCCTGATCCTGGTCGACGGCTACCGGCGTGTGCTCGCCCTGCGTCGGCTCGGACGGGACACCGCGCGGGTGGAAGCCTGGGCGTGCGATCTCGCGCAGGCCCTGTTGACGATTCTCGCGCAAGCCGGCCGCCGACCTTTCGCGGCGCTGGAAGAGGCTCTGCTGCTGCAGGAACTCGTGCGCGGCCAGGGGCTCTCGGAGCGCGAGGTGGCGCGCCGCTGCGGCCGCGACGTGAGCTGGGTCAGCCGGCGTCTGGAGCTCGTCTGCGGCGTGCCCGAAGCCGTGCTCGCGGCCGTGCGCCAGGGCACGGTTTCGACCTGGGCGGCGACACGGGTTCTGGCCCCGTTGGCGCGCGCCAACACCGCGCAGGCGACGCAGCTGCTCGCTGCGCTGGCGGCGACGCCGCTGTCCACCCGAGAGCTGCAGGTCTGGTTCCGGCATTACCTGACGAGCCCGAGTGCCGCCCGCGAGCGCATGGTGGCCCAGCCGCGCCTGTTCATTCAGAGCCTGCGCGCGCAGGAAGAAGAGCTCGCCGATACGCGCCTTCGCGCCGGGCCGCACGGCCAGTGCGCGGCCGATGTCCGGCAACTCTTGGCGCTGATCAGGCGGCTGCGTAGCCGGCTGCCGAGCCTGTCCCGCGAAGTGCTTCCCGAATCCCTTCTCGGCGCGCTCGCTCACCTGCGCGCCGCCCTCGATGCGCTGCACTCCGAGCTTGCGAGGAGCCTTGACCATGACGCCGAGCCAGATTCGCGATGCCGTCCGAACCCTGCAAGCCCAAGGCAAGAGCCTGCGCGAGATCAGCCGTGTGCTCGAGCTATCGCGTAA
- a CDS encoding VanZ family protein has protein sequence MRSALFAAACLAVAVLSLLPGAALPPVAFNVWDKAQHAGAFAALAVLGLWAFPRQPVAVVGALLVYGVFIELAQGATGWRYGDWHDWLADAVGVTLGGMAWRCGGVVRGRMGVA, from the coding sequence ATGCGTAGCGCGCTGTTTGCGGCTGCCTGCCTGGCGGTGGCTGTGTTGTCGCTGCTACCCGGCGCGGCGCTGCCGCCGGTGGCCTTCAACGTGTGGGACAAGGCGCAGCACGCGGGCGCCTTTGCGGCGCTGGCCGTGCTGGGCCTGTGGGCGTTTCCGCGCCAGCCGGTGGCGGTGGTGGGGGCGTTGCTGGTGTATGGCGTGTTCATCGAACTGGCCCAGGGCGCCACCGGCTGGCGCTACGGCGATTGGCACGATTGGCTGGCTGATGCGGTGGGGGTGACGCTGGGGGGCATGGCGTGGCGCTGCGGCGGGGTTGTGCGGGGAAGGATGGGCGTGGCGTAG
- a CDS encoding DUF6932 family protein: protein MKDDAVWRDFVRATPEIFDPRATKRRYLCDAYLVDLDRRSEMLVEDTKYWFGLFSHQRETSLWKGMLQVPLCADDDRASELL, encoded by the coding sequence ATGAAGGACGATGCGGTGTGGCGGGACTTTGTGAGGGCGACGCCGGAGATTTTCGATCCCCGGGCTACGAAGAGGCGCTACCTTTGCGATGCTTATCTGGTCGATCTGGACAGACGAAGCGAGATGCTTGTAGAGGACACGAAATATTGGTTCGGGCTATTCTCGCATCAGCGTGAAACGTCGTTGTGGAAAGGGATGCTGCAAGTGCCTCTGTGCGCCGACGACGATCGGGCCAGTGAGCTGCTTTGA
- a CDS encoding helix-turn-helix domain-containing protein — translation MRIDPTKPESLAQGRIDAARVDATSEAALARQRAADDAEAMQEAAKFARRVRKRLSLSQAQFAECIGVPLDTIRNWEQGKRRPTGAAKALLKVLDKAPEVALAALH, via the coding sequence GTGAGGATTGATCCCACCAAGCCGGAGTCGCTCGCACAAGGGCGGATCGACGCGGCGCGCGTCGATGCCACGTCGGAGGCGGCGCTCGCGCGCCAGCGGGCGGCCGACGATGCCGAGGCAATGCAGGAGGCGGCAAAGTTCGCGCGCCGCGTGCGCAAGCGCCTGAGCTTGAGCCAGGCTCAGTTTGCGGAATGCATCGGTGTGCCGCTCGACACGATCCGCAACTGGGAGCAAGGCAAGCGTCGCCCCACCGGTGCCGCCAAGGCATTGCTGAAGGTGCTGGACAAAGCCCCCGAGGTCGCGCTGGCTGCGTTGCATTGA
- a CDS encoding DUF2442 domain-containing protein, whose amino-acid sequence MSNYFFPKLLAVEALAPYRLRTNWSTGESLEVDVEGVLRSIPTLIAILNPEVFARVHVGEWGNSIEWIDEEFGADNVYAWAKEQAGDVSHQMFDEWMHRNALSLNTAAEALGISRRMVSYYRTAHKAIPRAIWLACLGWEATRPKTKTLPRALPTAREYAALHA is encoded by the coding sequence GTGAGCAACTATTTTTTCCCCAAGCTGTTGGCTGTGGAAGCCCTCGCCCCTTATCGCTTGCGCACGAACTGGAGCACCGGCGAGTCGCTGGAGGTCGATGTAGAAGGCGTATTGCGTTCAATCCCCACACTCATCGCCATCCTCAACCCGGAGGTGTTTGCCCGGGTTCATGTCGGCGAATGGGGTAACAGCATCGAATGGATCGACGAGGAGTTCGGTGCGGACAACGTCTACGCCTGGGCCAAGGAACAGGCCGGCGATGTCAGCCATCAGATGTTCGACGAGTGGATGCACCGCAACGCGTTGTCGCTCAACACGGCGGCCGAGGCCCTGGGCATCAGCCGCCGCATGGTCAGCTACTACCGCACGGCGCACAAAGCCATCCCGCGTGCGATCTGGCTGGCCTGCCTCGGCTGGGAAGCGACACGACCAAAGACCAAGACGCTTCCGCGTGCTTTGCCCACGGCTCGCGAGTATGCAGCACTCCACGCTTGA